The following coding sequences lie in one Capsicum annuum cultivar UCD-10X-F1 chromosome 5, UCD10Xv1.1, whole genome shotgun sequence genomic window:
- the LOC107870728 gene encoding protein PLASTID MOVEMENT IMPAIRED 1-RELATED 1, whose translation MLSRMDSRKKIGEKPGNGKKLLNDIETISKALYLDKTQPRILMSTASSRSKSVGNAHLPERKLKNKDSGRDLLEKDSNKKSIWSWKSLKSLTQVKNRRFNCYFSLQVHCIVGIPAFLNDLSLVVHWRRRDGELMTCPVVVCEGVAEFEEQLSYTCSIYGSRNGPHHSAKFEAKHCLLYASVYGTPELELGKHRVDLTRFLPLTLEELEDEKSSGKWTTSFRLSGKAKGASMNVSFGYNIVGNGNTSAMLPNNRDVLEGRNLRQNSASAAKLLAQSEKSDEMSIIRRAGSLPARSSTSQQSAEDVKDLHEIVPAPSSDLYKSVEVLYQKLEEEKLEDSFDFKPEIDVFSNTVVNRKPGLALLSDPVKGNVENECEIGDFSVIEQGIELPLEKLDGKENDSMKMKTVDGTVTERLVPDSTLKMPIEEEAQPVQSAKGLDSENEDLAVSANNFETDESAKELIMRELESALNSVSDLANKGLDSQKHGCEVINHDSYLDAKANYKDLRKGKSLSVDYVTESIASDFLDMLGIEHSPFGPSSESEPDSPRERLLRQFEDDTLASGCSLFNLDMDIEEFAADSPSVSQWRAAQSYEEMPKIEIEATSNKTRASILEDLETEALMCEWGLNEKSFGYPHPKSSSGYGSPIDMPPEDPYPLPPLGEGLGNLLQTKNGGFLRSMNPAIFENAKSGGSLIMQVSSPLVVPAEMGSGIKDILQHLASIGIEKLSMQANKLMPLEDITGKTVEQIAWENAPSLEGPERQNLLQNEFEFGQNMASSKKGKSHGPMASKLETSSTTHMDAECVSLEDLAPLAMDKIEALSIEGLRIQTGMSDEDSPSSISAQSIGEFSAFEGQKVNFGAAVGLEGAGGLKLLDIKENGDDVDGLMGLSLTLDEWMRLDSGEIDDEDEISERTSKLLAAHHAISTDLFQDRSKGEKRRGKGRKCGFLGNNFTVALMVQLRDPLRNYEPVGTPMLAFVQVERLFVPPKPKIYSTVSEVRNNNEDDDYGSEPPQKDSKVDIKEEKISEVEQIAQYKITEVHVAGLKIEQGKKKLWGSTAQEQSGSRWLVANGMGKKNKHPLMKSKAANKSSKTAVASSATTTVQPGDTLWSISSRVHGTGTKWKDIAALNPHIRNPNVILPNETIRLK comes from the exons ATGTTATCAAGAATGGATTCTAGGAAGAAAATTGGTGAGAagcctggaaatgggaagaagttgTTGAATGATATTGAAACTATAAGTAAAGCCCTATATTTGGATAAAACCCAACCTCGGATTCTGATGTCTACGGCTAGTAGTCGTTCTAAGTCTGTTGGAAACGCACATTTACCAGAGCGCAAATTGAAGAATAAAGACAGTGGTAGAGATTTATTGGAGAAGGATAGTAATAAGAAGTCCATTTGGAGTTGGAAGAGTTTAAAGTCCTTGACTCAGGTTAAAAACCGAAGGTTTAATTGCTATTTTTCACTTCAAGTCCATTGCATTGTAGGGATACCAGCATTTTTGAATGACCTTAGCCTTGTTGTGCATTGGAGGAGGCGAGATGGTGAGTTGATGACATGTCCGGTTGTGGTTTGTGAAGGTGTAGCAGAGTTTGAGGAACAGTTGAGTTATACATGTTCTATATATGGGAGTAGGAATGGTCCTCATCATTCAGCAAAGTTTGAGGCAAAACATTGTTTGTTGTATGCTTCAGTTTATGGTACTCCTGAACTTGAATTGGGGAAGCATCGGGTTGACCTTACCAGGTTTCTTCCTCTTACGCTGGAAGAATTAGAGGATGAGAAAAGCTCAGGTAAGTGGACAACTAGTTTCAGGTTGTCAGGTAAGGCTAAAGGTGCAAGCATGAATGTTAGTTTTGGGTATAATATAGTGGGAAATGGAAACACATCTGCCATGCTTCCTAACAATAGGGACGTTCTTGAGGGGCGGAACTTGAGACAGAACAGTGCAAGTGCTGCAAAGCTTCTTGCACAATCTGAGAAAAGTGATGAGATGAGCATAATAAGGCGAGCTGGAAGCCTTCCTGCTCGGTCTTCTACTTCACAGCAGTCTGCAGAAGATGTAAAAGATCTTCATGAGATTGTACCAGCGCCGAGTTCTGACCTATACAAATCTGTAGAAGTGCTGTATCAGAAGCTTGAGGAAGAGAAATTGGAAGATTCATTTGATTTTAAACCAGAGATTGATGTGTTCTCTAATACTGTTGTTAACCGCAAACCAGGATTAGCCTTGTTATCAGATCCTGTGAAGGGAAATGTTGAAAACGAGTGcgaaattggtgatttttctgtCATAGAGCAAGGCATAGAACTTCCCTTGGAGAAACTGGATGGAAAAGAAAACGATTCTATGAAAATGAAAACTGTTGATGGTACGGTGACAGAGAGACTTGTACCTGATAGTACCTTGAAGATGCCCATTGAAGAGGAGGCCCAGCCTGTACAGTCGGCCAAGGGTCTTGACAGTGAGAATGAAGACCTTGCAGTTAGTGCTAACAATTTTGAGACAGATGAATCAGCAAAAGAATTAATTATGAGAGAACTGGAGTCTGCATTAAACAGTGTCTCTGACTTGGCAAACAAGGGATTAGATTCTCAGAAACATGGCTGTGAAGTAATAAATCATGATAGTTACTTGGACGCTAAAGCGAACTATAAAGATCTTAGGAAGGGAAAATCCCTCAGCGTGGATTATGTTACTGAATCCATAGCTAGTGATTTCCTGGATATGCTAGGGATTGAGCATAGTCCATTTGGCCCAAGTTCTGAAAGTGAGCCTGACTCCCCACGAGAACGATTATTGAGGCAATTTGAGGACGACACTCTGGCTAGTGGGTGCTCTTTGTTTAACCTTGATATGGACATTGAAGAATTTGCTGCTGATTCTCCAAGTGTATCTCAGTGGAGAGCTGCACAATCATATGAGGAGATGCCCAAGATAGAAATTGAGGCAACAAGTAACAAAACAAGAGCTTCCATATTGGAGGACTTGGAGACGGAGGCTTTGATGTGTGAATGGGGCTTGAATGAGAAGTCATTTGGATATCCTCATCCTAAAAGCTCAAGTGGTTATGGCAGCCCAATTGACATGCCTCCTGAAGACCCTTACCCATTGCCTCCTCTTGGAGAAGGCCTAGGAAACTTGCTACAGACTAAAAATGGAGGATTTTTAAGGTCAATGAATCCTGCAATTTTCGAGAATGCTAAGAGTGGAGGGAGTTTAATTATGCAAGTATCCAGTCCGTTGGTGGTGCCTGCAGAAATGGGGTCTGGTATAAAGGACATATTGCAGCACTTGGCCTCCATTGGAATAGAAAAGCTCTCGATGCAGGCAAATAAATTAATGCCTTTGGAAGATATAACTGGGAAGACAGTGGAACAAATAGCCTGGGAAAATGCACCAAGCTTAGAAGGACCTGAAAG gcaaaatttgttgcaaaatgaGTTTGAATTTGGGCAAAATATGGCAAGCAGTAAAAAGGGAAAATCGCATGGACCAATGGCCAGTAAGTTGGAAACAAGTTCTACTACTCACATGGACGCCGAATGTGTATCCTTGGAAGATCTTGCTCCTTTGGCAATGGATAAAATTGAAGCCCTTTCAATTGAGGGTTTGAGAATACAGACAGGCATGTCAGATGAGGATTCACCTTCAAGCATTAGCGCTCAATCTATTGGTGAATTTTCTGCCTTTGAGGGACAGAAGGTCAATTTTGGTGCAGCGGTAGGTCTGGAAGGGGCAGGTGGATTGAAGCTTCTGGACATTAAAGAGAACGGTGATGATGTCGATGGGCTTATGGGCTTATCTCTGACACTTGATGAATGGATGAGGTTGGACTCGGGAGAAATTGACGATGAAGATGAGATTAGCGAGCGAACCTCCAAACTGCTGGCGGCTCATCATGCTATCAGCACAGACTTGTTTCAGGACAGGTCGAAGGGAGAGAAGAGACGTGGAAAAGGAAGGAAGTGTGGTTTTCTCGGAAACAACTTCACGGTGGCACTAATGGTGCAGCTTCGTGATCCTTTGCGGAATTATGAGCCAGTTGGTACGCCTATGCTTGCTTTTGTTcaggtagagagattgtttgtACCACCTAAACCTAAGATATACAGCACAGTTTCTGAGGTTAGAAACAACAATGAAGATGATGACTATGGATCTGAACCTCCCCAAAAGGACTCGAAAGTGGACATCAAAGAAGAGAAAATCTCCGAGGTTGAGCAGATCGCACAGTACAAAATAACCGAAGTGCATGTTGCAGGTCTAAAGATCGAGCAAGGTAAAAAGAAATTATGGGGTTCCACAGCTCAAGAACAGTCTGGCTCTCGTTGGTTGGTTGCTAATGGAAtgggaaagaaaaataaacatcCATTAATGAAGTCAAAGGCTGCTAACAAATCTTCAAAGACAGCTGTTGCTTCATCAGCAACCACCACTGTGCAGCCTGGTGATACACTATggagcatatcttctagggttcACGGCACAGGAACTAAATGGAAGGATATAGCAGCACTCAATCCACATATCCGGAATCCAAATGTGATATTACCGAATGAAACAATTAGATTGAAGTAG